GACATGTGCGTGAGGCTGAAGCCGCGGATGCGGGTGGCGTCGTACAGGTAACCCCCGGGCGCGGCGGTTCTGGTGGCGTCGCCGCGGGTGTTCTCGGGGCTGAAGGAGAACATGCCGAACGGGGTGACGGCGCCCGGGAAGACGTTGCCGCCGTTCGCCGTGCCGATGAGCGGGTCGACGTAGGCGGTGGGGTCGTCGACGAGACCGGGGGGTGCACTCAGGGCGGGGGTGGCTCCGGTGACCGCGAGTACGGTCGCCAGCAGCAGGGACGTGGGACGGAAACGCATGACGCGGCCCCTCCTCCTTCGGACGGGTCGCGCACCACAGGTCGCACAAGCCGCAGGGACAGTAACGTGCGCCACGCGTATCACGGAAGGGTGCGTGCGCCGGAAGGGACGCGCGACGGTCTCACCCGGCCGGTCCAGCCTCTTCTCCCCAACTTATTTGACATCGTTGTCCGTTGAGGCGGTAGAGTCTTGTACAGACCACTCGACAACGTTGTCGCGCGTCGCGTCGTCACAAGCCATGCACCATCCGCGTCGGCCACCCACCCCCCTCGTGCCGACCCGGCTCGCGGACCCGGTGGCGCACAGCCCCACCGGGTCCGCCCTGAGCGGTTCTCGCGCGTGCTGACAGTGGCTCAGCCGACCCGGCAGGGAAGGCTCGTGGCCGTGTCACCGCCGGAGCCCGTCACGACGTAGCCGAACGTCGTGCTCTGCCCCGGACTCAACGAGCCGTTCCAGTTGGCGTTGTGGACCATCACGCCCTGGCCGGTGTAGGTGGCGTTGCCGTTCCAGAGGCTGTCCACCTTCTGGCCGCTCGGCAGGGTCCAGTCGACCATCCAGCCCAGCATCGGCACGTCACCGGAGTTGGTGACGGTGACCTCGGACTGGTAGCCGCCGCTCCAACTGCCGGTGGTCTTACGGGTGGCCGTGCAGGTGCCGGGCACCGGCTCGGTCGGGTTGCCGGGCTCGTGGATGCCGGTGACCTCGCCGTTGCCGCCGTCGAAGACGACGTCGGAGCAGGAGTAGAAGGTCTCCGCGCTGTCCGAGCGCTGCCAGACCATGTAGATGATGTGGCGGCCGGACTTGTTCGCCGGAAGCTGCCCCGTCCAGGAGTAGTTGGCCTCGACCGTGCCCGGGCTGCCGTTGAGCGGCGGGTGGTCGACGGAGAGGAAGGGCTGGGCCTCCATGTCGTCCCAGGTGAGGGTCTTCTTCGGGTCGAAGCCGTCCTTGGTGACATAGACGTAGAACCAACCCGGGTGCGCGGCCCAGGCGTTGTAGGAGAAGTCGACGGTCCTGCCCGCGGTGAGGTGGGTGAGCGGCCAGTCGTCGCGCGGGGCGTTGAACCCGGTGAAGTTGGTGTTGCCGCCACTGCACAGCTGGCCGTCCGGGACGAAACCGCGGGTGCGGCCGGCGCCGTCGGAGCGCAGCACGGAGAACCAGTTGTAGAACGGCGTGGTGCCGCTGACCTGCTGGGCGTTCCGGCAGGCGGGGTTGACCGGTTTGATCTCACCGGTGTCGGTCAGGGCGTCCTGCCAGCACAGGAAGGTGCGGCTGGCGGGTTTCATGGGGGTGCCGTGGGCCTCGGCCTCGCCGCCCGCCGTGAGGACGAGGCTCAGGGCGGGGATGGTGGCGAGCAGGGAGACGAGGACCAGGAAGAGGGCTCTGGGGCGGGTCACCCTCGATAACTTTGTCAGGATCATGACAGTCCAGTCCGTTCCTTGAGGTACGGGCCGTGCGGGTGTGGGGTTGGGGTGGGGTGGGGACGTGCACGCGGGCGGGTTCCGGTCCGTCCGCATGGGAGCGCTCCCACCCCACTTCTGCGGAAGGTAGCGGGATGTGGGGCAGATGTAAACGGGGGGCGGTGGGGTCAATGGCGTGGTGTGGGGTCGCCGGTTCGGGGGGCGCTGTTCCGTACGGGGTCGCGCGCGCGTGGTCGGCGTCCAGACTGAGGTGCATGGGAGCGCGCGTGGCCACCACGGAGACCTGGATGCTCACTCCGGTCGAGGGCTGGGACTTCGACCAGGTCAGGGAGGTGGAGTTGCCCTTCGACTGGGAGCTGGTCGACGGTGTGATCGCGCCGCGCGGGCGAGTCGCGCTGTGGCACAACCATGTGCGGGGTGGGTTGGCGGGCGTGCTGAGCACCACCGAGACCGGGGCGTATCGAGTGGTGAGCGGTCAGGCTGTCGTGGTCGGCGCCCGTAACGTCGTACGGCCCCATCTGATCGTCTTCGACCTTCGAGGACTGGATCCGTTCGCGATCGAGTGCGTCCCGGTCGAGAGGCTCGCCCTGGTGGTCGAAATCGTGTCCCCCACCTCCCGCCAGGACGACCGGGTGCGCAAGCCGGCGCTCTTCGCCGCGCACAAGGTGCCGTACTACTGGCGGGTCGAACTGGACCGGGACCAGAAGCTCGCGGTGCACGAGTACTGGCTGAACGCCGACACCCTCGCCTACTTCCCCGCGCCGTCCCACCCGGTGCACCACGACAAGCTGGTCACCGAGCTGCCGTTCCCCGTCGAGGTCGATCTCGAGGCGCTGGTCGGTTTCTGAGCCGGGGGCTCGGTGGCGGTCACACCGGGTGAGCCGCCTGGAAGGCGAGTCGTTCCTCCGCGTCTTCCCCTACGGCCGTCAGCGCGTCGTCGAACTCCAGGAACTCCTCCCACACCGTCCGCCCGCTCGCCTCGGCCAGCCTCCTGACCACGAGGTCCTCCAGCTCCGGGACCCGCTTGTTCTTCCAGATCTTGTCGGCGACGCTCACCAGCAGGTCCTCGAGGCCGATGTCCGGGAGGGTCCAGGTCGCGTGGGTGGCGGCGAAGCGGGCCAGGTGCGGGGGGATGCCGTGGGCGAGGAGGAGGTCCTGGCCGGCGTTCTCGTGTGCGGAGCCGGGGCCGGAGAGTTCGGCGACGTGCGTCGTCTTGCCGATGTCGTGCGTGGCGGCGCCGAACAGGACCGCCTCGCGGTCGAGCGGGAGCGCGGGGTGCTGTTGTGCCAGCCAGTCCGTGAGCCGGTACGCCACGTCGTGGACCAGTCGCAGGTGGGCCACCAGGCGCGGCGGGGCGTCGAGGGTGCGGAGGAGACGGGCGGCTGTGTCGGGGAGGGGGCGGGGGCCGGGGGCGTGGAGGGCTCGGTGGAGGGGGGCGGGGGTGGTCACGGAGTCAGGGTAGGGGTGGAGGCTGTAGTTGGGGCGGCGCCTCTGGGGTCTCGACTGCGGGGGCCGTGGCGGTGGTGTGGCACGGTCGACTTTGTCGCCGCCCCGATGGTCCTTGCGTCACAGGGGTGTTCATGGGGAGCACAGTGGCCCCGCTAAGTGCACTGCACCGGCGTCGGCTTTTCTGGGACCGCTCGCTCCTCCGCCCCGGCCCCGGCCTTCCGCGCCGCCGGGAGTTCGATCGTGAACTCCGTTCGGCCCGGGGTGCTTTTCACGCTGATGTGGCCTCCGTGTGCTCCGGTGATCGCTGCCGCGACGGCCAGGCCGAG
Above is a window of Streptomyces griseorubiginosus DNA encoding:
- a CDS encoding lytic polysaccharide monooxygenase auxiliary activity family 9 protein, which produces MILTKLSRVTRPRALFLVLVSLLATIPALSLVLTAGGEAEAHGTPMKPASRTFLCWQDALTDTGEIKPVNPACRNAQQVSGTTPFYNWFSVLRSDGAGRTRGFVPDGQLCSGGNTNFTGFNAPRDDWPLTHLTAGRTVDFSYNAWAAHPGWFYVYVTKDGFDPKKTLTWDDMEAQPFLSVDHPPLNGSPGTVEANYSWTGQLPANKSGRHIIYMVWQRSDSAETFYSCSDVVFDGGNGEVTGIHEPGNPTEPVPGTCTATRKTTGSWSGGYQSEVTVTNSGDVPMLGWMVDWTLPSGQKVDSLWNGNATYTGQGVMVHNANWNGSLSPGQSTTFGYVVTGSGGDTATSLPCRVG
- a CDS encoding Uma2 family endonuclease: MGARVATTETWMLTPVEGWDFDQVREVELPFDWELVDGVIAPRGRVALWHNHVRGGLAGVLSTTETGAYRVVSGQAVVVGARNVVRPHLIVFDLRGLDPFAIECVPVERLALVVEIVSPTSRQDDRVRKPALFAAHKVPYYWRVELDRDQKLAVHEYWLNADTLAYFPAPSHPVHHDKLVTELPFPVEVDLEALVGF
- a CDS encoding HD domain-containing protein; translated protein: MTTPAPLHRALHAPGPRPLPDTAARLLRTLDAPPRLVAHLRLVHDVAYRLTDWLAQQHPALPLDREAVLFGAATHDIGKTTHVAELSGPGSAHENAGQDLLLAHGIPPHLARFAATHATWTLPDIGLEDLLVSVADKIWKNKRVPELEDLVVRRLAEASGRTVWEEFLEFDDALTAVGEDAEERLAFQAAHPV